In the Brassica napus cultivar Da-Ae chromosome A7, Da-Ae, whole genome shotgun sequence genome, one interval contains:
- the LOC125576248 gene encoding protein IDA-LIKE 5-like, which yields MGNKRIEAMMIMVMIMMVFSWRICEAERLRRHTASSSRPQRFFKVRRPNPLHHNHNHGFIDDDYPPESFSGLLPKTMPIPPSAPSKKHNVYGLQSTNFQRYP from the coding sequence ATGGGCAATAAACGCATAGAAGCAATGATGATTATGGTGATGATTATGATGGTGTTCTCATGGAGGATTTGTGAAGCCGAGAGGTTAAGAAGACACACAGCATCATCATCAAGACCACAAAGATTTTTCAAGGTGAGAAGACCAAATCCACTTCATCATAATCATAACCATGGCTTCATTGATGATGATTATCCTCCAGAAAGTTTCTCAGGGCTTTTACCCAAGACAATGCCAATTCCACCTTCTGCTCCTTCCAAGAAACACAATGTCTATGGTTTACAGAGTACCAATTTCCAACGATATCCATGA
- the LOC106353494 gene encoding PH, RCC1 and FYVE domains-containing protein 1, translating to MADLVSYSNAADHNLEQALNTLKKGTQLLKYGRKGKPKFYPFRLSSDEKSLIWISSSGEKRLKLASVSKIVPGQRTAVFQRYLRPEKDYLSFSLLYNGKKKSLDLICKDKVEAEVWIGGLKTLISGGQGGRSKIDGWSGGNISVDASRDVTSSSQSSSSASASQGHSSPGTPFNFDPIPSPKSTEPEQSHVALDTKNMQTKVSGSDGFRVSVSSAQSSSSHGSGADDSDALGDVYIWGEVICDNVVKIGIDKNASYLTTRTDVLVPKPLESNIVLDVHQIACGVRHASFVTRQGEVFTWGEESGGRLGHGIGKDVFHPRLVESLTSCDFVACGEFHTCAVTLSGELYTWGDGTHNVGLLGHGSDVSHWIPKRIAGPLEGLHVASVTCGPWHTALVTSHGRLFTFGDGTFGVLGHGDKETVQYPREVESLSGLRTIAVSCGVWHTAAVVEIIVTQSNSSSVSSGKLFTWGDGDKNRLGHGDKDPRLKPTCVPALIDYNFHKIACGHSLTVGLTTSGQVFTMGSTVYGQLGNVQTDGKLPCLVEDKLASEFVEEISCGAYHVAALTSRNEVYTWGKGANGRLGHGDLEDRKVPTLVEALRDRHVKYVACGSNYTAAICLHKWVSGAEQSQCSSCRLAFGFTRKRHNCYNCGLVHCHSCSSKKAFRAALAPSAGRLYRVCDSCYVKLSKVSEISETTSRRNSVVPRLSGENKDRLDKSEIRLAKFGASNMDLIKQLDSKAAKQGKKSDNFALGRNSQLPSLMQLKDAVQSNIGRSTPKLVQAPSGINSRSVSPFSRRSSPPRSATPMPSTSGIYFPVGVADNMKKTNEILNQEIIKLRTQVDSLTQKCELQEVELKNSVKKTQEALALAEEESAKSRAAKEAIKSLIAQLKDVAEKLPPGESIKLGLDQNGFHFPEENGFHSSRSESMTSSISSVAPFDFAFANASWSNLQSPKHTPRAGERNNNNNNTAYPSDPRLSSSGSVISERHEPFQFHNNGSSQTGAENNTDQVEAEWIEQYEPGVYITLVALHDGTRDLRRVRFSRRRFGEHQAETWWSENREKVYEKYNVRVSEKPTASQTDRDEEEDVTQ from the exons ATGGCAGATCTTGTGTCCTACAGTAATGCTGCTGACCACAACCTTGAACAA GCATTGAATACATTGAAGAAGGGCACTCAGCTTCTAAAATATGGACGCAAAGGAAAGCCAAAGTTTTATCCTTTCAGACTGTCTAGT GATGAAAAATCTCTGATCTGGATATCAAGTAGTGGTGAAAAGCGACTGAAATTAGCATCTGTTTCTAAAATTGTACCTGGGCAAAGAACT GCTGTTTTCCAGCGTTATCTTCGCCCAGAGAAAGATTACTTATCCTTCTCTCTCTTATACAACGGAAAAAAGAAGTCTCTTGACTTG ATTTGTAAGGACAAGGTCGAGGCTGAAGTTTGGATTGGAGGTCTTAAAACATTAATATCAGGTGGGCAAGGTGGTCGCTCAAAGATTGATGGCTGGAGTGGCGGTAACATTTCAGTTGAT GCCAGCAGAGACGTGACATCTAGCAGTCAAAGCAGCAGTTCCGCGAGCGCTTCACAAGGTCACAGCTCTCCTGGGACTCCTTTTAACTTCGATCCAATTCCTTCTCCCAAGAGCACTGAGCCTGAGCAATCACATGTTGCTTTAGATACCAAAAACATGCAAACAAAGGTATCTGGTTCAGATGGTTTCCGAGTTAGTGTCTCTAGCGCACAAAGCAGTTCTAGTCACGGTTCTGGAGCAGATGACTCCGATGCTCTAGGTGACGTGTACATCTGGGGTGAAGTTATATGCGACAATGTAGTCAAGATCGGGATTGATAAGAACGCAAGTTACCTAACCACGAGAACGGACGTCCTTGTCCCGAAGCCGTTAGAGTCAAACATCGTCTTAGACGTTCATCAAATCGCGTGCGGTGTAAGGCACGCTTCGTTTGTGACGAGGCAAGGAGAGGTTTTCACTTGGGGTGAAGAGTCTGGAGGAAGACTAGGTCATGGTATTGGCAAAGATGTGTTTCACCCACGTCTCGTTGAATCTCTCACATCTTGTGACTTTGTTGCTTGTGGAGAGTTCCACACTTGTGCTGTTACTCTCTCTGGAGAGCTTTATACTTGGGGCGACGGCACGCATAACGTTGGCCTTCTAGGTCACGGCTCTGATGTAAGCCACTGGATACCGAAGAGAATCGCTGGTCCTCTCGAAGGACTCCACGTGGCTTCTGTGACTTGTGGACCTTGGCATACCGCTTTGGTGACATCTCACGGGAGGCTTTTCACGTTTGGAGATGGAACGTTTGGTGTGTTGGGACACGGTGACAAGGAGACGGTTCAGTATCCGAGAGAAGTTGAGTCTCTATCAGGCCTTAGAACTATAGCTGTTTCGTGTGGAGTTTGGCACACTGCTGCTGTTGTTGAGATCATTGTCACACAATCAAACTCAAGCTCTGTGTCGTCTGGGAAGCTTTTCACTTGGGGTGATGGAGACAAGAACCGTCTCGGACACGGTGATAAAGACCCTCGTCTTAAACCAACGTGTGTCCCTGCGTTGATTGATTACAACTTCCACAAAATCGCGTGTGGACATAGTTTGACGGTTGGGTTGACAACCTCTGGACAAGTGTTTACCATGGGGAGTACAGTCTACGGCCAGCTCGGGAATGTGCAGACAGACGGGAAGCTACCGTGTTTGGTTGAGGACAAGCTCGCGAGCGAGTTCGTTGAAGAGATCTCTTGCGGAGCATATCACGTTGCAGCCTTAACTTCTCGTAATGAAGTTTACACATGGGGTAAAGGAGCTAATGGGAGACTAGGACACGGTGATTTAGAGGATCGGAAAGTACCTACTCTCGTGGAAGCTTTGAGAGACAGACACGTTAAGTACGTTGCTTGCGGATCAAACTACACTGCAGCTATATGTCTGCACAAATGGGTCTCTGGCGCTGAGCAGTCTCAGTGCTCATCCTGTAGACTTGCTTTTGGCTTTACGCGGAAACGGCATAACTGTTACAACTGTGGACTTGTGCATTGTCATTCATGCAGTTCCAAGAAAGCGTTCAGAGCTGCGTTGGCTCCTAGCGCGGGGAGACTGTACCGTGTGTGTGACTCTTGTTATGTTAAGCTCAGCAAAGTGTCTGAGATAAGCGAGACGACGAGCAGAAGGAACAGCGTTGTGCCTCGTCTCTCGGGGGAGAATAAAGATAGGTTGGATAAGTCTGAGATAAGATTGGCTAAGTTTGGTGCATCTAATATGGATCTGATCAAGCAGTTGGATAGCAAAGCTGCTAAACAAGGGAAGAAGAGTGATAACTTTGCGCTCGGTCGCAACTCTCAGCTGCCTTCTTTGATGCAGCTGAAAGATGCGGTGCAGTCTAATATAGGAAGGTCTACTCCAAAGCTAGTTCAGGCTCCTTCAGGTATTAACTCTCGGTCGGTGTCGCCTTTCTCTAGGAGGTCTAGTCCTCCACGCTCTGCTACTCCTATGCCTTCAACTTCTGGAATCTATTTCCCGGTGGGTGTAGCAGATAATATGAAGAAAACCAATGAGATATTGAATCAGGAGATTATTAAGTTGAGAACACAG GTGGACAGCTTGACACAGAAGTGTGAGCTACAAGAAGTAGAGCTCAAGAACTCGGTTAAGAAGACTCAGGAAGCCTTAGCATTGGCAGAGGAGGAATCTGCCAAATCAAGAGCCGCAAAAGAAGCAATAAAGTCGCTCATAGCGCAG CTCAAGGATGTAGCTGAGAAGTTGCCTCCTGGTGAGAGCATCAAACTCGGATTAGACCAGAACGGTTTCCATTTCCCTGAAGAAAACGGTTTCCACTCCTCAAGATCAGAGTCAATGACCTCTTCTATATCTTCAGTTGCTCCTTTTGACTTCGCCTTTGCGAATGCATCTTGGTCCAATCTCCAATCACCGAAGCACACACCTAGAGCCGGcgaaagaaacaacaacaacaacaacaccgcTTATCCCTCAGACCCACGGCTTAGCAGCAGCGGGTCAGTTATCAGTGAGAGACACGAGCCTTTCCAGTTCCATAACAATGGTTCTAGCCAAACAGGAGCTGAAAACAATACTGATCAGGTAGAAGCAGAGTGGATAGAACAGTATGAGCCCGGTGTGTATataacccttgttgctctccaTGATGGAACTAGAGATCTTAGAAGAGTCCGGTTCAG CCGAAGAAGATTTGGAGAACATCAAGCTGAGACATGGTGGTCGGAGAATAGGGAAAAAGTGTATGAGAAATATAATGTGAGAGTGTCGGAGAAACCAACAGCTTCTCAAACTGatagagatgaagaagaagacgttaCTCAGTAG
- the LOC106353495 gene encoding extensin-3-like, with translation MRSPMASLAATLLVLALSLGFVSETTANYYYSSPPPPVKHYTPPVYKSPPPLIKHYPAPPVYKSPPPPKKQYEYKSPPPPVKHYSPRPVYKSPPPPKKHYEYKSPPPPVYKSPPPPVYHSPPPPKKHYEYKSPPPPVHQSPPPPVYHSPPPPKKHYEYKSPPPPVYQSPPTPVYHSPPPPKKHYEYKSPPPPVYQSPPPPVYHSPPPPKEHYEYKSPPPPVYQSPPPPVYHSPPPPKKHYEYKSPPPPVYQSPPPPVYHSPPPPKKHYEYKSPPPPVYQSPPPPVYHSPPPPKEHYEYKSPPPPVYQSPPPPVYHSPPPPKKHYEYKSPPPPVYQSPPPPAYHSPPPPKKHYEYKSPPPPVYQSPPPPAYHSPPPPKKHYEYKSPPPPVYQSPPPPVYHSPPPPKKHYEYKSPPPPVYQSPPPPVYHSPPPPKKHYEYKSPPPPVYQSPPPPVYHSPPPPKKHYEYKSPPPPVYQSPPPPVYHSPPPPKHYEYKSPPPPVHSPPPPVHYSPPHQPYLYKSPPPPYHY, from the coding sequence ATGAGATCGCCAATGGCCTCTTTGGCAGCAACTTTGCTTGTCTTAGCATTATCTCTTGGTTTTGTATCTGAAACCACCGCAAATTACTATTactcttctcctcctccaccgGTGAAGCACTACACTCCTCCGGTTTACAAATCTCCACCACCACTTATTAAACACTATCCAGCTCCTCCAGTTTACAAATCTCCCCCACCACCCAAGAAGCAATACGAATACAAATCACCTCCACCACCGGTAAAGCATTACTCCCCTCGACCGGTTtacaagtctcctccaccaccgaAGAAGCACTACGAGTAcaaatcaccaccaccacctgtCTACAAATCTCCCCCTCCTCCAGTGTACCactctcctccaccaccaaaGAAGCACTACGAGTACAAATCACCACCGCCACCGGTCCACcagtctcctcctcctccagttTACCACTCTCCTCCACCACCTAAAAAACACTACGAGTAcaaatcaccaccaccacctgtCTACCAGTCTCCCCCTACTCCAGTGTACCactctcctccaccaccaaaGAAGCACTACGAGTAcaaatcaccaccaccacctgtTTACcagtctcctcctcctccagtgtaccactctccaccaccaccaaagGAGCACTACGAGTAcaaatcaccaccaccacctgtCTACcagtctcctcctcctccagtttaccactctccaccaccaccaaagaAGCACTACGAGTAcaaatcaccaccaccaccggtcTACcagtctcctcctcctccagtgtaccactctccaccaccaccaaagaAGCACTACGAATAcaaatcaccaccaccacctgtCTACcagtctcctcctcctccagtgtaccactctccaccaccaccaaagGAGCACTACGAGTAcaaatcaccaccaccaccggtcTACcagtctcctcctcctccagtgtaccactctccaccaccaccaaagaAGCACTACGAGTAcaaatcaccaccaccaccggtcTACcagtctcctcctcctccggcctaccactctcctccaccaccaaaGAAGCACTACGAGTAcaaatcaccaccaccaccggtcTACcagtctcctcctcctccggcctaccactctcctccaccaccaaaGAAGCACTACGAGTAcaaatcaccaccaccaccagtcTACcagtctcctcctcctccagttTACCactctcctccaccaccaaaGAAGCATTATGAGTAcaaatctcctcctcctccagttTACCAGTCTCCCCCACCTCCAGTTTACCACTCTCCTCCACCACCCAAGAAGCATTATGAGTAcaaatctcctcctcctccagttTACCAGTCTCCCCCACCTCCAGTTTACCACTCTCCTCCACCACCCAAGAAGCATTATGAGTAcaaatctcctcctcctccagttTATcagtctcctcctcctccggtttACCACTCTCCCCCACCACCAAAACACTATGAATAcaaatctcctcctcctcccgtCCACTCTCCTCCGCCACCGGTTCACTACTCACCTCCACACCAACCCTACCTCTACAAATCTCCACCTCCTCCATACCACTACTAA
- the LOC106353496 gene encoding SKP1-interacting partner 15 → MESSPINRLPPDSLHQIFSSLPLRQIIICRSVCKFFNHLLTSQPFTEIISTRPPLNLLALRPPHHHRHRHAANPQPCINVYDPDENRWLRFNLDFLPFRSPQPVASSNGLIYLWGDSVNSVDSSKSLVACNPLTRQFKVLPQLGSAWSRHGTVLVDSVNRVMVLTELAALYYSGAVVANQWLKFSSNLPSKPRSPVLMSTSVFALCDVGSPWRSQWKLFSCRLTSLAVTHTNWTCLEKHEWGDIFDIIKRPRLLRGEGESKLLMIGGLKSTFSLNPACSTILILRLCLESLEWEEAGRMPLEMYRGFQESSKFKVFGGGDRVYFSAKRMGKLAMWDCWEGWRWVDGVSGYGDGLCRGFVFEAKLTLMQ, encoded by the coding sequence ATGGAGTCATCGCCAATCAACCGTCTCCCACCGGACTCGCTCCACCAGATCTTCTCCTCCCTCCCCCTCCGCCAAATCATCATCTGCAGATCCGTCTGTAAGTTCTTCAACCACCTCTTGACCTCACAGCCCTTCACCGAGATCATCTCCACGCGTCCTCCTCTCAACCTCCTCGCCCTCCGCCCCCCGCACCACCACAGACACCGCCACGCGGCGAATCCGCAGCCCTGCATCAACGTGTACGATCCAGACGAGAATCGATGGCTCAGATTCAACCTCGACTTCCTCCCTTTCCGGTCTCCGCAGCCGGTGGCTTCCTCCAACGGGTTGATCTACCTCTGGGGCGACTCGGTTAACTCGGTTGACTCGAGCAAGTCCCTCGTGGCGTGTAACCCGCTGACTCGCCAGTTCAAGGTGTTGCCTCAGCTCGGCTCGGCTTGGTCGCGGCACGGGACTGTTCTCGTCGACTCGGTTAACAGAGTCATGGTCCTCACCGAGCTAGCCGCTCTGTATTACTCAGGCGCGGTGGTGGCTAACCAGTGGCTCAAATTCTCATCGAACTTGCCGTCGAAACCGAGGAGCCCCGTGTTGATGTCCACCTCCGTGTTTGCCTTATGCGACGTCGGGTCGCCGTGGAGAAGCCAGTGGAAGCTCTTCTCGTGTAGGCTCACGAGCCTCGCGGTGACTCACACCAACTGGACTTGCTTGGAGAAGCACGAGTGGGGAGATATCTTCGATATTATAAAACGACCGCGTTTGCTGCGCGGGGAAGGAGAGTCTAAGCTGCTGATGATTGGGGGGTTGAAGTCGACGTTCTCGTTGAACCCGGCGTGTTCGACGATTCTGATACTTAGGCTTTGCTTAGAGAGCTTGGAGTGGGAGGAAGCTGGGAGGATGCCGCTTGAGATGTACAGAGGGTTTCAAGAGTCGAGTAAGTTTAAGGTGTTTGGAGGTGGTGATAGGGTTTACTTCTCTGCTAAGAGGATGGGGAAGCTTGCGATGTGGGATTGTTGGGAAGGGTGGAGATGGGTTGATGGTGTTTCTGGTTATGGTGATGGGTTGTGTCGTGGGTTTGTGTTCGAAGCTAAGCTTACGTTGATGCAATGA